The Ranitomeya imitator isolate aRanImi1 chromosome 6, aRanImi1.pri, whole genome shotgun sequence genome window below encodes:
- the LRRC14 gene encoding leucine-rich repeat-containing protein 14: MMSLVFICSRRLVSDHSSLRRALPLIPEELYPMLFRAAFLDKKTLVLQDLVQTWPFSVLSLQRLLQGDEGHHPVQLYEKANRLCVQTVILGVMAYLREELAGQKEWRPPRKQRLRLLDMMGTHDDGLEHGPDTMSVWSRTVALTKACINMAKRQHEESTQASKCRRVPEDMAASSAYSAMCVDVRVDLFVNRTSYAVLREALMLGSHGPLRLQCRDIRAEELSLRSTVTLLELLNPDYLRQIDLRFNNLGLPGLNALLPSMRRFTHLLSLKLPYSNIDVMRLAPAAEEALQNFASQICQLSALRELNLGSSRLSGRLSQLLGGLLTPLESLELAFCCLLPADLHYLSRSIHISFLKKLNLSGNNLSGVHLQPFLQLLHSVSTSLLHLDVMDCRLSDSTMATLTPVLCCCCCLRFLGLFCNPVTCQGIRTLLLRSLHMADLQLVIYAIPYDCYLDAQPPDDVRALINVDKLVRFEEEVQETLIRAQRTDMVWTYRTGEAPSPEYLSAYKDF; the protein is encoded by the exons ATGATGTCTTTGGTGTTTATCTGCAGTAGGAGGTTGGTGTCGGACCACAGCTCCCTGCGCCGTGCGCTGCCCCTCATCCCGGAGGAGCTGTACCCGATGCTGTTCAGAGCAGCCTTCCTGGATAAGAAGACGCTGGTGCTGCAGGATTTGGTGCAGACATGGCCGTTCTCTGTACTGAGTCTTCAGAGGCTGCTGCAGGGCGATGAGGGCCACCACCCCGTCCAGCTGTATGAGAAGGCCAACAGGCTGTGCGTGCAGACTGTCATCTTGGGTGTCATGGCGTACTTGAGGGAGGAGCTGGCTGGGCAGAAAGAGTGGCGACCGCCAAG GAAGCAGCGTCTGCGACTCCTGGACATGATGGGGACCCATGATGACGGGCTGGAGCATGGCCCCGACACCATGAGTGTCTGGTCCCGCACCGTGGCCCTGACAAAGGCATGCATCAATATGGCCAAAAGACAACACGAAGAAAGTACTCAAGCCTCGAAATGCAGGAGAGTACCCGAGGACATGGCGGCCTCCTCCGCTTATAGCGCCATGTGTGTGGATGTGCGCGTGGATCTGTTTGTGAACAGAACTTCCTACGCTGTCCTGCGGGAGGCGCTGATGCTTGGCTCCCATGGCCCTTTGCGTTTGCAGTGCAGGGACATCCGGGCGGAGGAGCTGTCTCTGCGGAGCACTGTGACTCTGCTGGAGCTGCTGAACCCTGACTACCTTCGACAGATAGACCTGAGGTTCAATAACTTGGGTCTGCCTGGCCTAAACGCTCTGCTCCCATCCATGAGGCGCTTCACTCACCTCCTGAGTCTGAAGTTACCCTACAGCAATATAGACGTGATGCGCCTGGCACCCGCCGCCGAGGAGGCCCTGCAGAACTTCGCCTCCCAGATCTGCCAGCTGTCAGCACTGCGGGAGCTCAACCTCGGGTCTTCACGTCTCTCTGGGCGATTATCACAACTTCTCGG GGGACTGCTGACACCTCTGGAGAGCCTGGAGCTGGCGTTCTGTTGCCTTCTCCCCGCCGACCTGCACTATCTCTCTCGAAGTATTCATATCTCGTTTCTCAAGAAGTTGAACTTGAGTGGGAACAACCTGAGTGGCGTTCACCTCCAGCCGTTCCTGCAGCTCCTTCACTCTGTGTCCACCTCCCTCCTACACCTGGATGTGATGGACTGTAGGCTGAGTGACTCCACCATGGCAACGCTGACCCCGGTGCTCTGCTGCTGTTGCTGCCTGCGCTTCCTAGGGCTGTTCTGTAACCCAGTGACTTGTCAGGGCATTAGGACGCTGCTGCTGCGCTCCCTTCACATGGCCGATCTGCAGCTCGTCATCTACGCCATCCCGTATGATTGTTACCTGGACGCTCAGCCTCCTGACGACGTGAGAGCTCTCATCAATGTGGACAAACTGGTTCGCTTTGAGGAAGAAGTGCAGGAGACGCTGATCCGTGCTCAGAGAACGGACATGGTGTGGACCTACAGAACTGGCGAGGCGCCGTCCCCCGAGTATCTGAGCGCTTACAAAGATTTCTAA